The Phoenix dactylifera cultivar Barhee BC4 unplaced genomic scaffold, palm_55x_up_171113_PBpolish2nd_filt_p 001982F, whole genome shotgun sequence genome has a segment encoding these proteins:
- the LOC103702079 gene encoding wound-induced protein 1-like has translation MMRLLTGASPEETFEFLPLSIEAFGSTVLVEGTDRARSSCWVHAWTVSADGIITQVREYFDTSVTVTRVGSGDSSSSTSNVPNPHCLPVWQSRLPDRGRKSLPGLVLAI, from the coding sequence ATGATGCGCCTCCTCACCGGCGCCTCTCCCGAGGAGACATTCGAGTTCCTTCCCCTGTCCATCGAGGCCTTCGGCTCCACCGTCCTCGTCGAGGGCACCGACCGCGCGCGCTCCTCCTGCTGGGTCCACGCCTGGACCGTGAGCGCGGATGGGATAATCACCCAGGTGAGGGAGTACTTCGACACCTCCGTCACCGTCACGCGCGTCGGCTCCGGcgactcttcttcttctacctCCAACGTGCCCAACCCTCACTGCCTGCCCGTCTGGCAGAGCAGGCTCCCCGACCGGGGCCGGAAGTCCCTCCCCGGCCTCGTCCTTGCCATCTAA